Proteins encoded within one genomic window of Panicum virgatum strain AP13 chromosome 1N, P.virgatum_v5, whole genome shotgun sequence:
- the LOC120654422 gene encoding uncharacterized protein LOC120654422, producing the protein MRVPILCSDADDIWQLCLWQTDAVVPVGRWLCWVDYYRGILFCDVFADPNPTVFFLRFPLDNFAATPNRSRACSWLYRGLSAIDAGRALKFVDVARYDGIGYGALKPGTGFTVTCHTLALDDGMVWNSKTLAAGSKVLWSKDCMFTSGELWSSAGNPPERLPREILMFPQVNIDRPHVVHFIVTDFVYVMKKMWLVAIDMNTGTVESCCQYTNGFEDVGTENEYLTNVRSGLPMPFLHCEFSKYAHPARTSVYLRCTEEEEEEEEEEEEEEEEEEEEEEAWTPTTT; encoded by the exons ATGCGTGTGCCCATCCTCTGCAGCGACGCCGACGACATCTGGCAGCTCTGCCTCTGGCAGACCGATGCCGTCGTCCCCGTCGGCCGCTGGCTGTGCTGGGTCGACTACTACCGAGGCATCCTCTTCTGCGACGTGTTCGCGGATCCCAACCCCaccgtcttcttcctccggttCCCTCTCGACAATTTCGCTGCCACTCCCAACCGCAGCAGAGCGTGCAGCTGGCTGTACCGTGGCTTGTCCGCCATCGACGCCGGCCGGGCGCTCAAGTTCGTCGATGTGGCCCGCTACGATGGCATTGGCTATGGGGCGCTCAAGCCTGGCACAGGCTTCACCGTCACCTGCCACACCCTCGCTTTAGACGACGGCATGGTGTGGAACAGCAAGACTCTAGCTGCAGGCAGCAAGGTGTTGTGGAGCAAGGACTGCATGTTCACCTCCGGCGAGCTCTGGTCGTCGGCCGGCAACCCCCCGGAGCGCCTCCCACGCGAGATCCTCATGTTCCCTCAGGTGAACATCGACAGGCCACATGTCGTGCACTTCATCGTCACCGACTTCGTGtacgtgatgaagaagatgtggCTGGTCGCCATCGACATGAACACAGGGACCGTCGAGTCGTGTTGTCAGTATACCAATGGGTTTGAGGACGTTGGAACTGAGAACGAGTACTTGACCAATGTCAGGTCCGGCCTTCCCATGCCCTTCCTCCATTGTGAGTTCTCCAAGTACGCCCATCCCGCAAG GACATCTGTGTATCTTCGCTgtacagaagaagaagaagaagaagaagaagaagaagaagaagaagaagaagaagaagaagaagaagaagaagcctgGACGCCTACAACGACCTAG
- the LOC120654421 gene encoding catalase isozyme 3, with the protein MDPTKFRPSSAHDGGVTTTNAGAPVWNDNEALTVGPRGPILLEDYHLIEKVAHFARERIPERVVHARGASAKGFFECTHDVSDLTCADFLRAPGARTPVIVRFSTVIHERGSPETIRDPRGFAVKFYTREGNWDLLGNNFPVFFIRDGIKFPDVIHAFKPNPRSHVQEYWRVFDFLSHHPESLHTFFFLFDDVGVPADYRHMEGFGVNTYTFVSAAGKASYVKFHWKPACGVRCILTDEEAALVGGRNHSHATQDLYDSIAAGSFPEWQLLVQVMDPDTEDRYDFDPLDDTKTWPEDLLPLRPVGRLVLDRNVDNFFNENEQLAFGPGLVVPGIYYSDDKMLQCRVFAYADTQRYRLGPNYLMLPVNAPRCAHHNNHYDGAMNFMHRDEEVDYYPSRHAPLRQAPPVPVPARPLAGRREKATIRKPNDFQQPGERYRSWDADRQERFVRRFADSLGHPKVSQELRSIWIDLLSKCDASLGKKIATRLNVKPSM; encoded by the exons ATGGATCCAACCAAG TTCCGGCCGTCGAGCGCGCACGACGGCGGCGTGACGACGACGAACGCCGGCGCGCCGGTGTGGAACGACAACGAGGCCCTGACGGTGGGCCCGCGCGGGCCGATCCTGCTGGAGGACTACCACCTGATCGAGAAGGTGGCCCACTTCGCCCGCGAGCGCATCCCGGAGCGCGTGGTCCACGCGCGCGGCGCCTCCGCCAAGGGCTTCTTCGAGTGCACCCACGACGTGTCGGACCTCACCTGCGCCGACTTCCTCCGCGCCCCCGGCGCCCGCACGCCGGTGATCGTCCGCTTCTCCACGGTGATCCACGAGCGCGGCAGCCCGGAGACGATCCGCGACCCGCGCGGGTTCGCCGTCAAGTTCTACACCCGGGAGGGCAACTGGGACCTGCTGGGCAACAACTTCCCCGTCTTCTTCATCCGCGACGGCATCAAGTTCCCCGACGTGATCCACGCCTTCAAGCCCAACCCGCGGTCGCACGTGCAGGAGTACTGGCGCGTCTTCGACTTCCTCTCGCACCACCCGGAGAGCCTCcacaccttcttcttcctcttcgacGACGTCGGCGTGCCCGCCGACTACCGCCACATGGAGGGCTTCGGCGTCAACACCTACACCTTCGTCAGCGCCGCCGGCAAGGCCAGCTACGTCAAGTTCCACTGGAAGCCCGCCTGCGGGGTGCGCTGCATCCTCAccgacgaggaggcggcgctcGTCGGCGGGCGCAACCACAGCCACGCGACGCAGGACCTGTACgactccatcgccgccggcagCTTCCCCGAGTGGCAGCTGCTGGTGCAGGTGATGGACCCGGACACGGAGGACCGGTACGACTTCGACCCGCTGGACGACACCAAGACGTGGCCCGAGGACCTGCTCCCGCTGCGGCCGGTGGGGCGGCTGGTGCTGGACCGGAACGTGGACAACTTCTTCAACGAGAACGAGCAGCTGGCCTTCGGCCCCGGGCTGGTGGTGCCCGGGATCTACTACTCGGACGACAAGATGCTGCAGTGCCGGGTGTTCGCGTACGCCGACACGCAGCGCTACCGGCTGGGGCCCAACTACCTGATGCTGCCCGTGAACGCGCCGCGCTGCGCGCACCACAACAACCACTACGACGGCGCCATGAACTTCATGCACCGGGACGAGGAGGTGGACTACTACCCGTCGAGGCACGCGCCGCTGCGGCaggcgccgccggtgccggtgccggcgaggccgctggcggggaggagggagaaggccaCCATCAGGAAGCCCAACGACTTCCAGCAGCCCGGGGAGAGGTACCGCTCGTGGGACGCCGACAGGCAGGAGAGGTTCGTCAGGAGGTTCGCCGACTCGCTGGGACACCCCAAGGTCAGCCAGGAGCTCAGATCCATCTGGATCGACCTGCTCTCAAAG TGCGACGCGTCGCTGGGGAAGAAGATCGCCACCCGCCTCAACGTCAAGCCAAGCATGTGA
- the LOC120654418 gene encoding uncharacterized protein LOC120654418 — translation MEAFAGAAPAAGVFAGSGAAASRPFFLRRRGGASRSGPAGRLRLLRVPPPRVGGDGGDLPPLDKWDKMELDFGRFLGEDPKLTLAKILVKKSDPDASSLDVEKLIATKKDKLDDILREFLDANKKDQAFKTPESVSPMNTRQPAISKPVEGKSSLNISRPVMGKPKQDGPPLTLLRPAGSKPKQDEPSLSQTNWETLSRPIGSKPIVRGTPVQDSWPSKESLAAATNNSEVGSLPRTTDVDVTLRKPTVHHSESEDDDLKSKLKMKPNINLKMRKDMNEDLTNISLLQKPDVTKDDVTKDIANPDQDHASASAATISAAEDSRDFELETNGLGAKLVIENVHEPSGLDDDSSAGLQPSSQTVIQETNNSPGSVDNQSATSNNFSMQAFLQGKPKRENLSAEILPSPVDEKMNATDNRNYVDDGGNVLPSKLEDITESDWTRLEHYASTGEKVEVELINCSPKGFVVSLDSLIGFLPYRNLATKWKFLAFETWLRRKGGDPSLYKQSLGLEDGYEIHDSNIEPESSSVSEVAGEDQESLPSKPKFEDPLRAYNQEKSKFLSSFIGQRLRVSVVLADRNSKKIFFSMKPKESEELIQKKKTLMAKLNVGDIVQCTIKRFVYFGIFVEVEGVPALIQQWEVSWDDTLDPAVSYKISQVVDAKVIQLDYNNNRIFLSLKDVKPNPSVGALEAVIGEDLSLGGALEPVQADFEWPEVDALMEEMRKIEDVRDVYKGRFFQSPGLAPTFQVYMAPVVGPKYKLLARYGNNVQEVMVETTLDKERLKEAILTCTNRVS, via the exons ATGGAAgccttcgccggcgccgcccccgcggCCGGCGTCTTCGCGGGCTCCGGAGCCGCcgcgtcgcgccccttcttcctccgccggcgcggcggcgcctctcGCTCCGGCCCCGCCGGACGGCTGCGCCTCCtccgggtgccgccgccgcgcgtagGCGGGGACGGAGGGGACCTGCCGCCGCTGGACAAGTGGGACAAGATGGAGCTGGATTTCGGCCGCTTCCTCGGAGAGGACCCCAAGCTCACCCTCGCAAAG ATTCTGGTTAAGAAGTCAGACCCAGATGCCTCATCCCTCGATGTAGAGAAACTGATTGCCACTAAAAAGGACAAGTTAGATGATATTTTGAGGGAGTTCTTGGATGCTAATAAGAAGGATCAGGCTTTCAAAACACCGGAAAGTGTATCCCCAATGAATACGAGACAACCGGCAATAAGCAAGCCAGTTGAAGGCAAGAGTTCTTTGAATATTTCAAGGCCTGTGATGGGAAAACCGAAACAAGACGGGCCTCCGTTGACTTTACTGCGACCAGCAGGAAGCAAACCGAAGCAAGACGAGCCTTCTCTGTCTCAGACCAATTGGGAGACCTTGTCACGGCCAATTGGGAGCAAGCCAATAGTACGGGGCACTCCGGTACAAGATAGTTGGCCTAGCAAAGAGAGTTTAGCTGCTGCAACAAATAACAGTGAAGTGGGGAGCCTCCCAAGAACAACTGATGTGGATGTCACCTTGCGGAAACCCACCGTGCATCACAGTGAGAGTGaggatgatgatttgaagtcaAAGCTGAAAATGAAGCCAAACATTAACCTGAAAATGAGGAAAGATATGAATGAGGACTTAACAAACATTTCTCTTCTTCAAAAGCCAGATGTTACAAAAGATGATGTTACAAAAGATATCGCTAATCCAGACCAGGACCATGCCTCCGCTAGTGCTGCCACTATTTCTGCTGCAGAGGATAGCCGCGATTTTGAGCTTGAAACTAATG GTCTTGGCGCAAAATTAGTGATTGAAAACGTTCATGAACCATCTGGGCTTGATGACGATTCTAGTGCAG GACTACAGCCATCCAGTCAAACTGTCATTCAAGAAACTAATAATTCTCCTGGTTCAGTGGATAACCAATCAGCTACTAGCAACAATTTCTCTATGCAGGCTTTCTTACAAGGAAAACCTAAAAG AGAAAATCTATCTGCTGAAATATTGCCATCTCCAGTTGATGAAAAGATGAATGCTACTGATAATAGGAATTATGTTGATGATGGGGGAAATGTCTTACCATCAAAACTTGAG GACATCACCGAGAGTGACTGGACTAGGTTAGAGCATTATGCAAGTACTGGGGAAAAAGTTGAGGTGGAGCTGATAAATTGCAGTCCAAAGGGATTTGTT GTGTCACTTGACTCACTGATAGGTTTCTTGCCATACCGTAATCTTGCTACAAAATGGAAATTCTTAGCTTTTGAGACTTGGTTAAGAAGGAAGGGTGGTGATCCTTCCTTGTACAAGCAGAGTCTgggattagaggatggttatgAGATTCATGACAGTAACATAGAACCTGAATCTAGCTCAGTCTCAGAAGTAGCTGGTGAGGATCAAGAATCTCTTCCATCTAAGCCGAAGTTTGAAGATCCTCTTCGGGCATACAACCAAGAGAAATCCAAGTTTTTGTCTTCATTTATTGGTCAA AGACTCCGAGTGTCAGTTGTCCTGGCTGACAGAAACTCAAAGAAGATATTTTTCTCTATGAAGCCAAAAGAGAGTGAAGAATTGATTCAGAAGAAGAAAACTCTGATG GCTAAGCTTAATGTTGGAGATATTGTTCAATGCACTATCAAGCGATTTGTTTACTTTGGGATATTTGTCGAG GTTGAAGGGGTTCCTGCATTGATTCAGCAATGGGAAGTATCTTGGGATGATACCTTAGATCCAGCAGTTTCTTACAAAATTAGTCAG GTTGTGGATGCTAAAGTTATTCAACTGGACTATAATAATAACCGCATATTTTTGTCACTTAAAGATGTAAAG CCAAATCCATCGGTAGGTGCTTTGGAAGCAGTCATTGGTGAGGACTTATCACTAGGTGGAGCTCTTGAACCTGTACAAGCAGATTTTGAG TGGCCTGAGGTGGATGCCCTTATGGAGGAGATGCGAAAAATAGAGGATGTAAGAGATGTTTATAAAGGACGATTCTTCCAAAGCCCAGGGTTAGCTCCAACCTTTCAG GTTTACATGGCACCTGTGGTTGGTCCGAAATACAAGCTGCTCGCACGGTATGGGAACAATGTGCAAGAG GTAATGGTGGAGACGACACTGGACAAAGAGCGGTTGAAGGAGGCTATTTTGACGTGCACAAATAGGGTTAGCTGA